Proteins encoded together in one Quercus lobata isolate SW786 chromosome 3, ValleyOak3.0 Primary Assembly, whole genome shotgun sequence window:
- the LOC115979639 gene encoding protein PTST homolog 3, chloroplastic-like: MGLVRRKALMKTRVQSVIMNIYEQDKKANTLVVEHISSTDISTLGNDYSSPSSDLDFNSGDFRSLPVESSSNLFLEEKVSHRLKGHDEKVKDVAENAFFSTEVSTTEGSSINFDLNTDENSCMPVELSVLEEKTSSNLQVEDEKVNKMVEDVAFSNEGKKHYSWSSNPDFNPTDFKSMPIESPISLSLEERPSYNLKDQDEKIKNNDVPLYSSEDSRIPIEFSANSSLEEKVTKFIQNGDLDMIEGKILYKQ; encoded by the exons ATGGGCTTGGTCCGAAGAAAAGCTTTGATGAAAACCAGGGTGCAATCAGTGATCATGAACATATATGAACAG GACAAGAAGGCGAATACCTTGGTTGTCGAACACATCTCATCAACTGATATCTCCACTCTAGGGAACGATTACAGTAGTCCAAGTAGTGATTTGGATTTCAACTCTGGTGACTTTAGGAGCCTACCTGTAGAATCTTCAtccaatttgtttttggaagaaaagGTATCGCATAGATTAAAGGGTCATGATGAGAAAGTAAAAGACGTTGCTGAAAATGCTTTCTTTTCAACTGAAGTTTCCACCACGGAAGGTTCAAGCATCAATTTTGATCTCAACACTGATGAAAACAGCTGCATGCCTGTAGAACTTTCAGTCCTGGAGGAGAAGACTTCATCTAATTTGCAAGTTGAGGATGAGAAGGTGAATAAGATGGTTGAAGATGTGGCCTTTTCAAATGAAGGAAAGAAACATTATTCCTGGAGTTCAAATCCAGATTTCAATCCCACTGACTTTAAAAGTATGCCTATAGAATCTCCAATCAGTTTGTCCTTGGAGGAAAGGCCCTCATATAATTTGAAAGATCAGGATGAGAAGATTAAGAATAATGATGTACCTCTCTACTCTAGTGAAGATTCTCGCATACCTATAGAATTTTCAGCGAACTCATCCCTTGAGGAAAAGGTGACAAAGTTTATTCAGAATGGGGATTTGGATATGATTGAGGGTAAGATTCTCTATAAACAATAG